From a single Sediminibacterium sp. KACHI17 genomic region:
- a CDS encoding DsrE family protein — translation MKKIIALVAAVVFVTVSFAQDKVNPIIKDFGPVYEIPDAVEKPDPKMNYKLLVDLVMASIKPDTINLGIEAACTLLNLHGVGGVPKEKINMVMAVHNAAGYTILNNEAYKARYKVDNPNLPMIKALLDAGVKIVVCGQTLKKRGIDPSTLAPGIGVATSALTTITTYQLKGYALIKW, via the coding sequence ATGAAAAAGATTATTGCGCTGGTTGCAGCAGTTGTGTTCGTCACTGTTTCTTTTGCTCAGGATAAGGTGAATCCAATCATTAAAGATTTTGGCCCGGTATATGAAATACCAGATGCGGTAGAAAAGCCGGATCCAAAAATGAATTACAAACTGTTGGTGGATCTTGTTATGGCCAGCATCAAACCGGATACCATCAATTTGGGGATAGAAGCAGCTTGCACTTTACTCAACTTACATGGTGTGGGAGGGGTTCCTAAAGAAAAGATCAACATGGTAATGGCAGTACATAATGCTGCAGGGTATACCATTTTGAATAATGAAGCTTACAAAGCAAGATATAAAGTAGACAATCCCAATTTACCCATGATCAAAGCTTTATTGGATGCAGGTGTCAAGATCGTAGTATGTGGACAGACACTTAAAAAAAGAGGGATTGACCCTTCAACATTAGCGCCGGGTATTGGTGTTGCGACTTCAGCATTGACCACCATTACTACTTACCAATTAAAGGGATATGCCCTCATTAAATGGTAA
- the purB gene encoding adenylosuccinate lyase, giving the protein MELNHLTAVTPIDGRYRKQVQHLDNYFSEFGLIKYRVLVEIEYFFFLADKRFFKLPAKAKAHLKKVADQFSFDDAQQIKQIEAVTNHDVKAVEYFLKEQLDKAGISHLKEWIHFGLTSQDINNTSIPLSWKHAMEHEYLPALVNLQNHLYQLAVKWKEVPMLARTHGQPASPTRLGKEIMVFVERINHQIEMFASIPYAAKFGGATGNFNAHHIAFPKKNWVALGNEFVENTLGLQRMQFTTQIEHYDCLAAHFDAIKRINNILIDLCRDIWTYISMDYFKQQTKKGEVGSSAMPHKVNPIDFENAEGNLGMANALLEHLSAKLPISRLQRDLTDSTVLRNIGSPVAHVAIAFKSIEKGLGKLLLNEPKIKEDLENNWAVVAEAIQTILRRENYPNPYEALKDLTRGNHKIDKKAIHQFIQSLKVSAAVKKELKSITPANYTGVHPSF; this is encoded by the coding sequence ATGGAACTCAACCACCTTACCGCTGTTACCCCTATTGATGGCCGTTATCGTAAACAAGTACAGCACCTAGACAATTATTTTTCTGAATTCGGGCTGATCAAATACAGGGTTTTGGTGGAGATCGAATATTTCTTCTTTCTGGCAGATAAACGCTTTTTTAAGCTGCCTGCCAAAGCTAAAGCGCACCTGAAAAAAGTAGCCGATCAGTTCAGCTTTGATGATGCACAACAGATCAAGCAAATTGAAGCAGTTACCAATCATGATGTGAAAGCTGTTGAATATTTTCTCAAAGAGCAATTAGATAAAGCCGGTATTTCTCATCTGAAAGAATGGATTCATTTTGGATTGACTTCACAAGATATCAATAATACTTCTATTCCCCTGAGCTGGAAACATGCCATGGAACATGAATATTTACCTGCACTGGTGAATCTTCAAAATCATTTGTACCAACTGGCGGTAAAATGGAAAGAGGTACCGATGTTGGCTCGTACGCATGGTCAGCCGGCTTCTCCAACTCGTTTAGGGAAAGAGATCATGGTGTTTGTGGAGCGTATCAATCATCAGATTGAAATGTTTGCAAGCATCCCGTATGCTGCCAAATTTGGTGGTGCAACCGGTAATTTTAATGCACACCATATTGCATTTCCCAAAAAGAATTGGGTAGCACTGGGTAATGAGTTTGTTGAAAATACACTAGGCCTACAAAGAATGCAATTCACTACTCAAATCGAACATTATGATTGCTTGGCCGCTCATTTTGATGCCATCAAACGCATCAATAATATCTTGATCGATCTGTGCCGTGATATCTGGACTTATATCAGCATGGATTATTTTAAGCAACAGACAAAGAAAGGTGAAGTAGGTTCTTCTGCCATGCCACATAAAGTGAACCCTATTGACTTTGAAAATGCAGAAGGCAATTTAGGTATGGCCAATGCATTGTTAGAACACCTTTCAGCAAAATTGCCCATCAGTCGTTTACAAAGGGACCTTACCGATTCCACTGTACTAAGAAATATTGGATCTCCGGTAGCGCATGTAGCCATTGCATTTAAATCGATCGAAAAAGGATTGGGTAAGTTATTACTGAATGAACCCAAGATCAAAGAAGATCTGGAAAATAATTGGGCAGTTGTTGCAGAAGCCATTCAAACCATTCTCAGACGAGAAAACTATCCTAACCCTTATGAAGCATTAAAAGACCTGACACGTGGCAATCATAAAATCGATAAAAAAGCAATACACCAATTCATACAATCATTAAAAGTGAGTGCTGCTGTGAAAAAAGAATTGAAATCAATAACCCCTGCGAATTATACAGGTGTTCATCCTTCATTCTAA
- a CDS encoding TlpA family protein disulfide reductase produces the protein MKTVFFILLLLLSIAGSTQQAIRLGSNSESTPIQQGISNKMSVPFFRFEGLMNAPHPVASMNDLKNKIVILEFWATWCGACIPAMSHLDALQKKYPDQLQVIAVSDEAPERLERFIKNKPSNLWFLSDPNQSFQTYFPHYSIPHSVLIDQKGKLVANTSPSEITENIIEQLLKEQTVTVKEKKDAYSSFDFLKDYFPKPEGFNDFSFDIQPKIPGGFPITKRYTPTNPWYGRRLTMINNSLDLIYRNVYNKAIPRMIYEGVDKDMFAINTSEQFCLDVIVPKGKENEMSHYIQEQLKKLNLPYLARVEKRQVECLVFTTTDSSLMEPFRSKTQGQANASAGQPNVIRATTYHKKNVPIDDLLNHFEQFGIIKMPVVNETMIKGEFDLDFEFDAEDANSFKQAIAKLGLKAEKKMREVEMLIIYK, from the coding sequence ATGAAGACAGTTTTTTTTATTTTATTACTCTTGTTATCAATCGCAGGCAGTACACAACAAGCCATCAGACTAGGCAGCAATAGTGAGTCAACCCCCATTCAACAAGGAATTTCCAATAAAATGTCGGTTCCTTTTTTTCGGTTTGAAGGATTGATGAATGCTCCTCACCCTGTAGCTTCAATGAACGATTTGAAAAATAAAATTGTGATTCTTGAGTTCTGGGCAACTTGGTGTGGGGCATGCATTCCTGCAATGAGCCATTTGGACGCTCTTCAGAAAAAATATCCTGATCAACTACAAGTAATTGCAGTAAGTGATGAAGCACCGGAAAGACTAGAGCGTTTTATAAAAAATAAGCCAAGCAACTTATGGTTTCTTTCTGATCCCAATCAGAGTTTCCAGACCTATTTCCCGCATTATTCAATTCCACATTCAGTACTGATCGATCAAAAAGGAAAATTGGTAGCCAATACCTCTCCTTCCGAAATAACAGAGAATATTATAGAGCAATTATTAAAGGAACAAACAGTTACTGTTAAAGAAAAAAAAGACGCATATAGTTCATTTGACTTTCTGAAAGATTATTTTCCGAAGCCTGAAGGGTTCAACGATTTTAGTTTTGACATCCAACCTAAGATACCCGGCGGATTTCCTATCACCAAACGTTACACTCCTACCAATCCCTGGTATGGACGTAGATTAACAATGATCAATAATTCGTTAGACCTTATTTATCGAAACGTATACAACAAAGCCATACCAAGAATGATTTATGAGGGTGTTGATAAGGATATGTTTGCGATCAATACCAGCGAGCAATTTTGCTTAGATGTGATCGTACCGAAAGGAAAGGAAAACGAAATGAGCCATTATATTCAGGAACAACTAAAGAAACTGAACCTACCATATCTGGCAAGAGTAGAAAAAAGACAAGTAGAATGTTTGGTTTTCACAACTACAGATTCCTCATTAATGGAACCTTTTAGAAGTAAAACACAAGGGCAAGCAAATGCAAGTGCTGGTCAACCTAATGTTATCCGCGCAACTACATACCACAAAAAAAATGTACCCATTGATGATTTACTAAATCACTTCGAACAATTTGGCATCATCAAAATGCCGGTTGTCAACGAAACGATGATCAAAGGAGAATTTGATCTTGATTTCGAATTTGATGCTGAAGATGCCAATAGTTTTAAACAAGCCATTGCTAAATTGGGATTAAAGGCCGAGAAAAAAATGAGAGAAGTAGAAATGCTGATCATTTACAAATAA
- a CDS encoding amidohydrolase family protein has protein sequence MRKLFFSGIAIASAALMTTWVSSNEDNSLWSFSSFLGDSTKKDTPVYTTFKDLPLKPSREISFNTKEGTWISVDVSPDGNTIAFDLMGDIYTMPITGGKATPVTKGFAYETHPRFSPDGKKLLFTSDRSGSDNIWILDMQKQDTIQLTKTRVDDYVNAVWTPDGNYVIASRGRRLPRLWMFHADGGGGIQLNDVPGGLKTIDPFVSPDGKTVYYSQRNGSWNYNALLPQYQIGTYDRDKGLTNTITTRYGSAFTPTVSKDGQWMVYGSRYNDKTGLVIRNLKNGDERWLAYPVQRDEQESIAPQGVLPGMAFTPDSKQLIASYGGKIWKIPVNGDPATEIPMDVDVKLELGPRLYFNYDIKDTTHALASQIRDAVPSPDGKKLAFTVLNRLYVMDYPNGTPVRVTNHNFTEAMPAWSPDGRQIVFATWEEKEGGHLYKVTVGSNQVTKLTSEAAFYMQPAWSYNQRIAFFRGPKRLFKDAEDPFFDGAEGEIVWMNENGGDIKVVDLARNRGNIHFTKDTERIFLNAGGGSLISIRWDGTDPKTHVRITGITTFGSVLDGHGDAHKEPVSNGKEYVMGRYMSVSNPLNHCMLPESSDSREPQNMPSAAGIILMAPVGNQALAQVNNNVYVVTIPETGKTPNINVAEPAASIFPARQLTEIGGEFPAWEGDGKKVHWSLGNGHWVYDTERAKAVEDSVKDAKKAEAKRAADSIKALTAAGPEAKKLADSLAKKKATDLAAALKADPAKAKQDSLDKAELKKKEKYSPAEVQVKVYYEKDMPAGTILLRNARIVTMKGDEVIERGDILIVNNRIKQVGKGLSAPAGAKVVDCSGKTITPGFIDTHSHMWPFWGLHKNTVWIYAANLAYGVTTTRDPQTATTDVLTYGDMVEAGTIPGPRIYSTGPGVGYWMYNLRDLDQTKKVLEQYSKYYKTQYIKMYLTGVRQARQWIIMAAKEQKLMPTTEGGLDYKLNMTHLLDGYPGVEHAIPIFPLYKDVTKTIAESKMAHTPTLLVAYGGPWAENYYYTNESPLKDPKLNRFTPYEELNTKARRRTGGNGGWFTPEDHVFQKHAQGSNSLVQQGGLVGVGSHGQLQGLGYHWELWSVASGGMSPLNALKTATILGATALGLDKDLGSIESGKLADLIIMDANPLQNIRNTKSIRYVIKNGRMYDGNTLDEVYPTTRKLDISSWTKEAPKVTTAVKE, from the coding sequence ATGAGAAAACTATTCTTCTCAGGGATCGCTATCGCTTCTGCGGCCCTGATGACCACATGGGTATCTTCGAATGAAGATAACAGTCTTTGGTCCTTCTCTTCTTTTTTAGGAGATTCTACTAAAAAAGATACACCAGTGTATACAACTTTTAAAGACTTGCCATTAAAGCCATCCAGAGAAATCAGCTTTAATACTAAAGAAGGCACTTGGATCAGTGTGGATGTAAGTCCGGATGGTAACACGATCGCCTTTGATCTCATGGGAGATATCTATACCATGCCGATCACTGGGGGTAAAGCAACACCTGTAACCAAAGGCTTTGCTTATGAAACTCATCCGCGTTTTAGTCCGGATGGTAAAAAATTATTGTTTACAAGTGATAGAAGTGGTAGCGATAATATTTGGATCCTGGATATGCAAAAGCAGGATACCATACAACTCACCAAAACCCGAGTAGATGATTATGTGAATGCTGTATGGACGCCTGATGGTAATTATGTGATTGCCAGCAGGGGCAGACGCTTGCCACGTTTATGGATGTTTCATGCAGACGGAGGTGGTGGAATTCAGTTGAATGATGTTCCAGGTGGACTGAAGACCATCGATCCATTTGTTAGTCCTGATGGGAAGACCGTTTATTATAGTCAGCGTAACGGATCATGGAATTACAATGCGTTATTGCCGCAATATCAAATCGGAACATATGATCGTGATAAGGGACTAACAAATACCATAACCACTCGTTATGGTTCTGCTTTTACACCTACAGTAAGTAAAGATGGACAATGGATGGTGTATGGTTCACGCTATAATGATAAAACAGGGTTGGTGATCCGTAACCTGAAAAATGGTGATGAAAGATGGTTAGCGTATCCTGTACAGCGTGATGAACAAGAAAGTATTGCGCCTCAAGGGGTATTGCCAGGTATGGCGTTCACACCGGATAGTAAACAACTGATCGCCAGCTATGGTGGTAAGATTTGGAAAATACCTGTGAATGGAGATCCTGCAACCGAAATCCCAATGGATGTAGATGTTAAACTGGAATTAGGACCTCGTTTATATTTCAATTACGATATCAAGGACACTACACATGCATTGGCATCCCAAATTCGTGATGCAGTACCAAGTCCTGATGGAAAAAAATTAGCATTCACTGTATTGAATCGATTGTATGTGATGGATTACCCGAATGGAACTCCCGTGCGCGTTACCAATCACAATTTCACAGAAGCAATGCCGGCCTGGAGTCCAGATGGCAGACAAATCGTCTTTGCTACATGGGAAGAAAAAGAGGGTGGACATTTGTATAAAGTAACTGTGGGCTCTAATCAGGTGACTAAATTAACTTCAGAAGCAGCATTTTATATGCAACCTGCATGGAGTTACAATCAACGCATTGCGTTTTTCCGTGGTCCTAAACGATTATTCAAAGACGCGGAAGATCCATTCTTTGATGGCGCAGAAGGAGAGATCGTTTGGATGAATGAAAACGGTGGTGATATCAAAGTGGTGGATTTAGCGAGAAACAGAGGTAATATCCATTTTACAAAAGATACAGAAAGAATATTCCTGAATGCAGGAGGTGGTTCCTTGATCTCTATTCGTTGGGATGGTACAGATCCTAAAACGCATGTACGGATCACCGGTATCACTACTTTCGGATCAGTGCTTGATGGACATGGAGATGCACATAAAGAGCCGGTATCAAATGGTAAAGAATATGTGATGGGTAGATATATGTCTGTATCCAATCCTTTGAATCATTGTATGCTACCGGAATCTTCTGATTCCAGAGAACCGCAGAATATGCCTTCTGCTGCAGGAATCATTCTTATGGCTCCTGTTGGTAATCAGGCATTGGCACAGGTGAACAATAATGTGTACGTGGTGACCATTCCTGAAACAGGTAAAACACCAAATATCAATGTGGCAGAACCAGCTGCTAGTATTTTCCCGGCCAGACAATTGACAGAGATCGGTGGAGAATTCCCTGCATGGGAAGGTGATGGAAAGAAAGTACACTGGAGTTTGGGTAATGGACATTGGGTATATGATACAGAGCGTGCAAAAGCAGTGGAAGATTCAGTGAAAGATGCAAAGAAAGCAGAAGCGAAAAGAGCTGCTGATAGTATTAAAGCATTGACAGCTGCCGGACCAGAAGCAAAGAAGTTAGCAGATTCTCTGGCAAAGAAAAAAGCAACCGATCTGGCTGCTGCATTAAAAGCAGATCCCGCAAAAGCAAAACAGGATAGCTTAGACAAAGCTGAACTCAAGAAGAAAGAGAAGTATAGTCCAGCAGAAGTTCAGGTGAAAGTATATTATGAGAAGGACATGCCTGCAGGAACTATTTTGTTGCGTAATGCGAGGATTGTGACCATGAAAGGTGATGAAGTGATAGAGCGTGGAGATATCCTGATCGTGAATAACAGGATCAAGCAAGTGGGTAAAGGTTTATCAGCACCTGCTGGTGCGAAAGTGGTTGATTGTTCTGGAAAGACGATCACGCCAGGGTTTATTGATACGCATTCTCACATGTGGCCATTCTGGGGGCTGCATAAAAATACAGTGTGGATCTATGCAGCAAACCTCGCTTATGGTGTTACTACCACAAGAGATCCACAAACAGCAACCACGGATGTGTTGACTTATGGTGATATGGTAGAAGCAGGAACGATTCCGGGTCCGAGAATTTATAGTACTGGTCCGGGAGTTGGTTATTGGATGTATAACCTCCGTGATTTGGATCAAACGAAAAAAGTATTGGAGCAGTATAGCAAATACTACAAAACACAATACATCAAAATGTACCTCACAGGTGTTCGCCAGGCTCGTCAGTGGATCATCATGGCTGCTAAAGAGCAAAAATTGATGCCTACTACTGAAGGTGGATTGGATTACAAACTCAATATGACACACTTGTTGGATGGCTATCCTGGTGTAGAGCATGCGATTCCTATATTTCCACTTTATAAAGATGTGACCAAGACTATTGCAGAAAGTAAAATGGCTCACACGCCAACATTGCTGGTAGCATACGGTGGTCCTTGGGCTGAGAATTATTATTATACCAATGAAAGTCCATTAAAGGATCCTAAGCTGAATCGCTTTACTCCGTATGAGGAACTCAATACAAAAGCGAGAAGAAGAACCGGTGGTAATGGTGGATGGTTTACACCAGAAGACCATGTATTCCAGAAACATGCACAGGGCAGCAATAGTTTAGTTCAACAAGGTGGCTTGGTTGGCGTAGGTAGCCATGGTCAGTTACAAGGGCTCGGTTATCATTGGGAGTTATGGAGTGTAGCGAGTGGTGGTATGAGTCCGCTGAACGCTTTAAAAACTGCAACTATTCTAGGCGCAACTGCTTTAGGATTGGATAAGGATTTAGGAAGTATTGAATCGGGTAAATTGGCGGATCTGATAATTATGGATGCGAATCCATTACAAAATATCAGAAATACCAAATCTATTCGCTACGTCATTAAAAACGGACGTATGTACGATGGCAATACATTGGATGAAGTTTATCCAACTACCAGAAAGCTGGATATTAGTTCTTGGACCAAAGAGGCACCGAAAGTAACTACAGCAGTGAAAGAGTAG
- a CDS encoding transglutaminase-like domain-containing protein, with product MKNICLLFIFFCASTSLFAQTGRTHLSETIDTTELQLSVLTQDIVKDQNSSYGKARAVLNWLSNRLDWKATDYQTRTVNQILARGGGNCFELAKVYMAMIKSIHLPYRAIAEINLHVYSDERQKTAEEKVVQVGNRMSVFGRQHNDHRWLEVLDEETGKWEPVDPSMNVIGTEQWLKARVWFGPRMTIDTSITNDMIVPVAVFVVDQQQQLSTDRSRHYLIEAFNQLYQGKLTDLPSWKSWTAQIKQLSPHVKAAFEGKENLHLREKDIAKLVKTYQDLKREFIQKNKLLPFNEGISL from the coding sequence ATGAAAAACATCTGCCTGCTCTTCATCTTTTTTTGTGCAAGCACCTCTTTATTTGCGCAAACAGGTCGTACACATTTAAGTGAAACCATTGATACCACTGAATTACAACTTTCCGTATTAACACAAGACATTGTAAAAGATCAAAATAGTTCATATGGTAAAGCTCGTGCAGTACTGAACTGGCTTTCGAATCGATTAGATTGGAAAGCCACAGATTATCAAACAAGAACTGTGAATCAGATCTTGGCACGTGGCGGTGGTAATTGCTTTGAATTGGCTAAAGTGTATATGGCCATGATCAAATCCATTCACTTGCCATACAGAGCCATAGCAGAAATCAATCTACATGTATATAGTGATGAACGACAGAAAACAGCGGAAGAAAAAGTGGTTCAAGTAGGTAATCGGATGTCTGTATTCGGAAGACAACACAATGATCATCGATGGCTTGAAGTATTAGACGAAGAAACTGGGAAATGGGAACCCGTTGACCCTTCGATGAATGTAATTGGAACAGAACAATGGCTTAAAGCAAGGGTTTGGTTTGGTCCCAGAATGACCATCGATACTTCCATTACAAATGATATGATTGTTCCAGTGGCTGTGTTTGTAGTAGATCAGCAACAGCAGTTATCCACAGACAGAAGCCGTCATTATCTGATCGAAGCCTTTAATCAATTGTACCAGGGAAAATTAACAGATCTCCCATCATGGAAAAGTTGGACCGCTCAAATTAAACAATTATCGCCACATGTAAAAGCCGCTTTTGAGGGAAAAGAGAACCTTCATCTGCGCGAAAAAGACATTGCTAAATTGGTCAAAACTTATCAGGATCTTAAGAGAGAATTCATCCAAAAAAATAAGCTGTTACCATTTAATGAGGGCATATCCCTTTAA
- a CDS encoding menaquinone biosynthesis protein encodes MDKRIRIGAVSYLNTRPLMLGVRRSGLMDKVAVTEDFPANIAAMLLNDQIDVGLVPVAIIPRLQEAHIITDYCIGAVGEVASVGIFSQVPMEEIEILILDYQSRTSVNLARILLQAYWKKEVKIEKATADYQHRIQGTTAAVVIGDRALAQHQHSKYYYDLSLAWQQHTGLPFVFAAWVSNKVLDEDFIDAFNRANAYGVSHLDEVVKDIEFPHYDLKKYYATNISYQLDAQKRAGLELFLQKLAELPALS; translated from the coding sequence TTGGACAAGAGAATAAGGATTGGAGCCGTTAGTTATTTAAATACCCGTCCACTTATGTTGGGCGTGCGTAGATCGGGGTTAATGGACAAAGTAGCGGTTACCGAAGATTTTCCGGCGAATATTGCAGCTATGCTGCTGAATGATCAGATCGATGTTGGATTGGTTCCGGTAGCCATTATTCCTCGTTTACAAGAAGCGCATATTATTACCGATTATTGTATTGGTGCTGTTGGGGAAGTTGCATCTGTTGGCATTTTTAGTCAAGTGCCTATGGAGGAGATCGAAATACTCATCCTAGATTACCAGAGCAGAACATCCGTAAATCTCGCCCGCATCCTGTTACAGGCGTATTGGAAAAAAGAGGTCAAAATTGAGAAAGCAACTGCAGATTACCAGCATCGCATTCAGGGAACTACCGCTGCTGTTGTTATTGGAGATCGTGCATTGGCCCAACATCAACATTCAAAATATTATTACGACCTGAGTTTGGCATGGCAGCAGCATACGGGATTACCTTTTGTATTTGCAGCCTGGGTCTCTAATAAGGTGTTGGATGAGGATTTTATTGACGCATTCAATCGTGCAAACGCGTATGGTGTGTCGCACTTAGATGAGGTAGTAAAGGATATTGAATTTCCCCATTATGACCTTAAGAAATATTATGCTACCAATATCAGTTATCAGTTAGACGCACAAAAAAGAGCCGGATTGGAATTATTTCTGCAAAAATTAGCTGAACTTCCAGCACTATCTTAA
- a CDS encoding Tex family protein: MSGFAALIAVKLNLKQTQVQAVLALFEEGATIPFIARYRKDKTGGLDEVQIQQIQDEAKFLKEFTERKTFIEKAITEQGKMTEELQTKINNATTIAALEDIYLPYKPKRKTKAQTARENGLEPLADIMLAQQQDDVALEAAKYINEKITSAEDALQGARDIIAEMVNENAEVRAKMRKLFEDTATMQSKVLADKETEGVKYKDYFDFSEPIHKIPSHRILAILRGFLEGVLRMGIAPLEEDALYLLEQQFIKGMSPWSEHLKKALRDAYRRLMQPSLESEFRTSLKQKADEEAINVFAENLRQLLLSAPLGRKNILAIDPGYRTGCKVVCLDNKGDLQTTDLIYVHENNRIYESEHKIRKLVEQFKVEAIAIGDGTAGRETEQFIKKMQLGLPIFLVNEDGASVYSASETAREEFPDQDVTVRGSVSIGRRLMDPLAELVKIDPKSIGVGQYQHDVNQFRLKERLDQTVVSCVNAVGVNLNTASKHLLAYVSGIGGSMADNIVRYRSEIGGFKERNQLLKVPRLGAKAFEQCAGFLRIKEGSNPLDASAVHPEAYAIVEKMAGDLQVDVKALIGNETLVAKIDPKKYVTEQFGELTLRDILNELKKPGLDPRNELEQFEFAQIYKLEDVQTGMIVPGVVTNLTRFGAFVDIGVKQDGLVHVSEIANRYISDPGEALKLGQKVQVKVMEVDVQRKRIGLSIKQASAEERVQGDRRTRRQENFKQKEEDLSSLSVNDALNALKKKFGK; this comes from the coding sequence ATGTCTGGTTTTGCTGCATTGATCGCCGTTAAATTGAATCTCAAACAAACCCAAGTACAAGCAGTATTAGCATTATTCGAAGAAGGTGCTACGATCCCTTTTATCGCACGTTATCGAAAAGATAAAACGGGTGGATTAGATGAGGTACAGATTCAACAGATCCAGGATGAGGCTAAGTTTCTCAAAGAGTTTACTGAACGTAAAACTTTCATCGAAAAAGCCATTACAGAACAAGGAAAGATGACGGAGGAGTTGCAGACAAAAATAAATAACGCCACTACGATAGCTGCATTGGAAGATATTTATCTGCCCTATAAACCCAAAAGAAAAACAAAAGCACAAACGGCTCGTGAAAATGGATTAGAGCCTTTGGCAGATATTATGCTTGCACAGCAACAAGATGACGTGGCATTGGAAGCTGCTAAATATATCAACGAAAAGATCACATCAGCAGAAGATGCTTTGCAAGGAGCCAGAGATATCATTGCAGAAATGGTCAATGAGAATGCTGAAGTACGTGCCAAAATGCGTAAACTGTTTGAGGATACTGCAACGATGCAAAGTAAGGTGTTGGCAGATAAAGAAACAGAGGGCGTCAAGTACAAAGATTATTTTGATTTTTCGGAACCGATCCATAAGATCCCTTCTCATCGTATTCTCGCCATCCTTCGTGGATTTTTGGAGGGCGTATTGAGAATGGGTATCGCACCATTGGAAGAAGATGCGCTCTATTTGTTAGAGCAGCAATTTATCAAAGGGATGAGTCCATGGTCAGAGCATTTGAAAAAAGCGCTTCGCGATGCCTATAGAAGATTGATGCAGCCTAGTTTGGAATCTGAATTCAGAACATCATTGAAACAAAAAGCGGATGAAGAAGCGATCAACGTTTTTGCTGAAAACCTTCGTCAGTTGTTATTGAGCGCGCCATTGGGCAGAAAAAATATTCTTGCCATCGATCCCGGTTATCGAACTGGCTGTAAAGTGGTGTGCTTGGATAACAAAGGAGATCTCCAAACAACTGATCTGATCTATGTTCATGAAAACAATCGGATCTATGAAAGTGAACATAAGATTCGAAAGCTGGTAGAGCAGTTCAAAGTAGAAGCCATCGCTATCGGTGACGGTACTGCAGGAAGAGAGACAGAACAGTTTATCAAAAAAATGCAATTAGGGCTGCCTATTTTCTTAGTGAATGAAGATGGGGCATCTGTGTATTCAGCTTCTGAAACAGCACGTGAAGAATTTCCGGATCAGGATGTAACAGTTCGTGGTTCTGTAAGCATCGGTCGTCGTTTAATGGATCCATTGGCGGAATTGGTAAAGATCGATCCGAAAAGTATTGGGGTTGGGCAGTATCAACACGACGTAAATCAGTTCCGTTTGAAAGAACGATTAGACCAAACAGTAGTAAGCTGTGTGAATGCAGTTGGTGTTAATTTGAATACTGCAAGTAAACATCTCCTGGCATATGTCAGTGGTATTGGTGGCAGCATGGCTGATAATATTGTTCGTTATCGATCTGAGATCGGTGGGTTTAAGGAAAGAAATCAACTTTTGAAAGTACCTCGTTTGGGTGCCAAAGCATTTGAACAGTGTGCCGGATTTTTAAGGATCAAAGAAGGAAGTAATCCACTGGATGCGAGTGCTGTTCATCCGGAAGCTTATGCTATCGTGGAAAAGATGGCGGGTGATTTACAAGTAGACGTAAAAGCATTGATCGGAAATGAAACATTGGTAGCTAAGATCGATCCTAAAAAATATGTAACAGAACAGTTCGGTGAATTGACACTGAGAGATATCCTCAATGAGTTGAAGAAGCCCGGACTGGATCCTCGTAATGAATTAGAACAGTTTGAATTTGCACAGATCTATAAGTTGGAAGATGTACAAACCGGAATGATCGTTCCCGGAGTCGTGACCAATCTTACCAGATTTGGTGCTTTCGTGGATATTGGAGTAAAGCAGGATGGATTGGTACATGTGAGTGAAATTGCCAACCGATATATCAGTGATCCGGGCGAGGCATTGAAACTCGGACAAAAAGTACAGGTGAAAGTAATGGAAGTGGATGTACAACGAAAGCGTATCGGGTTATCGATTAAGCAGGCTAGTGCTGAGGAAAGGGTACAGGGAGACAGAAGAACGAGACGACAAGAAAACTTTAAGCAAAAAGAAGAAGATCTTTCTTCATTGAGTGTCAATGATGCATTGAATGCATTGAAGAAGAAGTTTGGGAAATAA